From Halanaeroarchaeum sulfurireducens, a single genomic window includes:
- the cas2 gene encoding CRISPR-associated endonuclease Cas2 has product MVYVVVVYDVQAHRTQKFLKFLRQYLVHVQNSVFEGEVTEGDIEEIKHRLESMLEDEESVILYRMASEKYVTRTVYGTDPAADDQFL; this is encoded by the coding sequence ATGGTTTACGTTGTGGTCGTTTACGACGTTCAGGCCCATCGCACACAGAAATTTTTGAAATTCTTGCGGCAGTATCTCGTTCACGTTCAGAATTCCGTTTTCGAAGGAGAGGTAACTGAAGGGGACATAGAAGAAATCAAGCATCGACTCGAATCGATGCTTGAAGATGAGGAGTCGGTAATACTCTATCGGATGGCCTCAGAGAAATACGTTACTCGGACGGTGTACGGTACCGATCCAGCTGCGGATGACCAATTCTTGTAA
- the cas1b gene encoding type I-B CRISPR-associated endonuclease Cas1b, whose protein sequence is MNDNYHIFSDGRVERHNDTVRLITEDDEKKYLPIENAEALFLHGQIDFNTRLISFLDDHGVAMHVFGWNDYYAGSVMPERGQTSGQTVVKQVRAYDDPDHRLDIATEFVSGSIHNMRANVAYYDNRGFDFAEALGDLGHRREEISSVDAIDEAMGVEAGARRAYYATFDEILPDGFVFNGRKYNPPNNKVNSLISFGNSLVYASVVSAIRATALDPTISYLHEPGERRYSLALDIADLFKPLLTDRVLFRLVNRGQLSADDFDTELNSCLLTESGRKTYSKEFEKTLEETIEHPNLNRKVSYQYLLRLEAYKLKKHLLTGEAYEPFERWW, encoded by the coding sequence ATGAACGACAACTACCACATTTTCTCAGATGGTCGCGTCGAACGGCACAACGACACGGTTCGGCTGATCACCGAGGACGATGAGAAAAAGTATCTCCCAATAGAGAACGCAGAAGCGCTATTTCTCCATGGACAGATCGATTTCAACACCCGGTTGATATCGTTTCTCGATGATCACGGAGTCGCGATGCACGTGTTCGGATGGAACGATTACTACGCTGGATCGGTGATGCCCGAGCGCGGCCAGACATCTGGACAAACAGTCGTCAAACAGGTTCGTGCATACGATGACCCCGATCACCGTCTCGATATCGCGACTGAGTTCGTTTCCGGAAGCATTCATAATATGCGAGCGAACGTTGCCTACTACGACAATCGAGGCTTCGACTTTGCTGAGGCACTCGGGGACCTTGGTCATCGACGAGAAGAGATCTCCTCAGTGGATGCGATTGATGAAGCGATGGGAGTAGAAGCGGGTGCCCGCCGAGCCTATTATGCGACATTCGACGAGATACTGCCTGACGGATTCGTTTTCAACGGCCGCAAATACAATCCACCAAACAACAAAGTGAACAGCCTGATCTCATTCGGAAATAGTTTGGTGTATGCGAGCGTCGTCTCGGCAATCAGGGCGACGGCACTCGACCCGACGATTAGCTACCTTCACGAACCGGGTGAGCGTCGTTACTCACTTGCCCTTGACATCGCGGATCTATTCAAGCCGTTATTGACGGATCGGGTGCTCTTCCGACTCGTTAACCGCGGGCAGTTGAGCGCCGATGACTTCGATACGGAGCTGAATTCTTGCTTGCTCACGGAATCAGGCAGGAAGACCTACTCGAAAGAGTTCGAGAAAACCCTCGAGGAAACGATCGAACATCCGAACCTGAACCGGAAAGTGAGCTATCAGTATCTGCTTCGACTGGAGGCCTACAAACTCAAAAAGCATCTCTTGACCGGTGAAGCATACGAGCCGTTCGAACGGTGGTGGTGA
- a CDS encoding replication protein → MPNRASRPISVRGGTKVREECSLERGGSEDGYRAKTWSAVFNEFLQWYNGYRDSYLVFESPEGEEVTTEMENSHQPSYGDTYYARLKAFERQVVAEYENPYSVMLTFSGSSRNGNGGWRSPSDHMRDVVESWRPDRGRGVYHTLREVLNGRDWEYALVVERHKSGYGHVHCAVFVDGAIEESDFHSVVDAHLRQCSIAHRDAHDYYSPNEDDRPISVKRIDPNAADVDAIGNLGSYVGAYIGSYGEPLFERDIAELIFRAAVWATGTQVVRFSNGANEMITRERERAHDDPDPEVVRPNPDFDPDLHATTESDVSPIEVDNPSWSLAGIMRKKDDEEVLFTIRQSGIVWREIEDASGLDPPNPQPPDRPRPHTADTDLSRY, encoded by the coding sequence ATGCCCAATCGGGCGAGCAGACCCATCTCCGTCCGCGGCGGCACGAAGGTCCGCGAGGAGTGTTCGCTCGAGCGGGGCGGCTCCGAAGATGGCTACCGGGCGAAGACCTGGTCGGCCGTTTTCAACGAGTTCCTCCAGTGGTACAACGGCTATCGGGATAGCTACCTCGTTTTCGAGAGCCCAGAGGGTGAGGAGGTTACAACCGAGATGGAGAACAGTCACCAGCCGAGCTATGGGGACACCTATTACGCGCGCCTGAAAGCCTTCGAGCGACAGGTCGTCGCGGAATACGAGAACCCATATTCAGTGATGCTGACCTTCTCGGGCTCTTCTCGCAACGGCAACGGCGGGTGGCGCAGTCCCTCCGATCATATGCGGGACGTCGTTGAGAGCTGGCGGCCCGACCGAGGGCGCGGCGTCTACCACACACTCCGGGAGGTTCTCAACGGCAGAGACTGGGAGTACGCGCTGGTCGTCGAGCGCCACAAGAGCGGGTACGGGCACGTCCACTGCGCGGTCTTCGTCGACGGGGCGATCGAGGAGTCCGATTTCCATTCAGTCGTCGACGCGCATCTCCGACAATGCTCGATCGCCCATCGCGATGCCCACGACTACTACAGTCCTAACGAGGACGACCGCCCCATCTCCGTGAAACGCATCGACCCGAATGCGGCGGACGTCGACGCCATCGGGAATCTTGGCTCCTACGTGGGTGCGTATATCGGCTCGTATGGTGAACCGCTGTTCGAGCGGGACATCGCCGAGCTGATCTTCCGCGCGGCGGTCTGGGCGACCGGCACGCAAGTTGTGCGCTTCTCGAACGGCGCGAACGAGATGATCACGCGTGAGCGCGAACGCGCACACGACGACCCCGACCCGGAGGTGGTGCGGCCAAATCCGGATTTCGATCCCGACCTCCATGCGACCACAGAGTCGGATGTATCCCCGATCGAGGTAGACAATCCCAGCTGGTCGCTGGCCGGAATCATGCGGAAGAAAGACGACGAGGAGGTGCTCTTCACGATCCGGCAATCGGGAATCGTGTGGCGCGAAATCGAAGACGCCTCGGGGCTCGATCCGCCAAATCCCCAACCGCCCGATCGACCACGTCCGCACACGGCGGATACCGATCTCTCCAGGTACTGA